In Sphingomonas paeninsulae, the following proteins share a genomic window:
- a CDS encoding NAD(P)H-hydrate dehydratase encodes MTFFRKKPGHLLYPGRALCGAILVADIGTPLSVLDGVAPDCWENDPGLWQASYPWPQSQSYKYTRGEVLVLGGATITGASRMTTLAASRAGAGMVTLAAPAEVWSLYAGALTNAIVRWFDGAAGWLDLLADERRNAVAIGPGAGIGEMTRGYVLAALATKRAIVLDADALTSFAEAPEDLFGAIVGPCVMTPHAGEFMRLFHFDGDKLERTRAAALKSGAVVVFKGPDTVIASPDGRAIINANAPPQLATGGSGDVLTGFIAALLAQGMPTFEAAAAGVWLHGAAAAEFGLGLIAQDLPDALPKVLQKLKAQTAP; translated from the coding sequence GTGACGTTCTTCCGCAAAAAACCGGGCCATCTGCTGTACCCGGGACGAGCACTGTGCGGCGCGATCTTGGTCGCCGATATCGGTACGCCGTTGTCGGTGCTGGATGGGGTTGCGCCCGATTGCTGGGAGAACGATCCTGGTCTCTGGCAGGCATCCTACCCGTGGCCGCAGTCCCAAAGCTACAAATATACGCGTGGTGAGGTCCTCGTTCTCGGCGGCGCGACTATCACGGGTGCCAGCCGAATGACGACGCTGGCGGCATCCCGTGCCGGCGCCGGCATGGTCACCCTCGCCGCACCGGCGGAGGTGTGGAGCCTTTATGCCGGCGCGCTGACCAACGCGATTGTGCGCTGGTTCGATGGGGCGGCGGGATGGCTGGACCTGCTGGCGGACGAGCGTCGCAACGCCGTCGCGATTGGGCCTGGCGCTGGCATCGGCGAAATGACCCGAGGGTATGTCCTTGCTGCTCTCGCCACAAAAAGGGCGATAGTTCTCGATGCTGATGCGTTGACCTCGTTTGCCGAGGCACCCGAGGATTTGTTTGGTGCGATCGTCGGGCCGTGCGTGATGACCCCACATGCGGGCGAGTTCATGCGGCTGTTCCACTTCGACGGTGACAAGCTGGAGCGCACGCGCGCCGCCGCCCTGAAAAGCGGCGCGGTGGTGGTCTTCAAAGGGCCCGATACCGTCATCGCAAGCCCCGATGGTCGCGCCATCATCAATGCAAACGCACCGCCGCAACTCGCGACCGGAGGCAGCGGCGATGTTCTGACCGGTTTTATCGCCGCTTTGCTCGCTCAAGGCATGCCCACGTTCGAGGCCGCTGCGGCCGGCGTCTGGTTGCACGGCGCAGCGGCCGCAGAATTCGGGCTGGGGCTGATCGCGCAGGACCTACCGGATGCTCTGCCGAAGGTGCTCCAGAAGCTCAAGGCTCAGACGGCACCCTAA
- a CDS encoding zinc-dependent alcohol dehydrogenase family protein, with product MKAFVYGGVGKKSLEDRPKPEIADPGDAIVKMVKTTICGTDLHILKGDVATCAPGRILGHEGVGTIETVGAGVTTFKTGDRVLISCISSCGKCEYCRRGMYSHCTTGGWILGNSIDGTQAEYVRIPHAETSLYPIPKDADEDAMVMLSDILPTGFECGVLNGKVSPGSTVAIVGAGPIGLAALLTAQLYSPAEIIMIDLDDNRLAMAMKFGATRMINSADGKASDKVKALTDGKGVDTAIEAVGIPTTFELCEQIIAPGGIIANIGVHGQKVDLHLETLWSQNIAITTRLVDAVTTPMLLKTVQSGKIDPTRLITHHFKLDQILDAYDTFGRAAETKALKVIIDA from the coding sequence ATGAAGGCATTCGTTTACGGCGGCGTGGGCAAAAAGAGCCTTGAAGACCGGCCGAAGCCCGAGATCGCCGACCCGGGCGATGCGATCGTCAAAATGGTCAAGACGACGATTTGCGGGACCGACCTGCACATCCTGAAAGGCGATGTCGCGACTTGCGCGCCCGGGCGTATACTCGGTCATGAAGGCGTGGGTACGATCGAGACCGTCGGTGCCGGCGTCACCACATTCAAAACTGGCGACCGCGTCCTCATCTCTTGCATCTCATCGTGCGGAAAATGCGAATATTGCCGCCGCGGCATGTATTCGCACTGCACGACCGGGGGCTGGATCCTCGGCAATTCGATCGACGGCACCCAGGCCGAATATGTTCGCATCCCTCACGCCGAGACGAGCCTCTATCCGATCCCCAAAGATGCGGATGAGGACGCGATGGTCATGCTGAGCGACATCCTGCCGACCGGGTTCGAATGCGGTGTGCTCAACGGCAAGGTTTCGCCGGGATCGACAGTAGCGATCGTCGGCGCAGGACCGATCGGGCTGGCGGCTTTGCTCACCGCACAGCTCTATTCGCCCGCCGAGATCATCATGATCGATCTGGACGACAATCGCCTGGCGATGGCGATGAAGTTTGGCGCAACCCGCATGATCAACAGCGCGGACGGCAAGGCATCAGACAAAGTGAAAGCCCTGACCGACGGAAAGGGCGTCGACACCGCGATCGAGGCGGTCGGTATCCCGACGACTTTCGAGCTGTGCGAGCAGATCATCGCTCCCGGCGGGATCATCGCCAATATCGGCGTTCACGGCCAGAAGGTCGACCTGCATCTGGAGACGCTCTGGTCGCAGAACATCGCGATCACCACGCGGCTGGTCGACGCCGTCACCACCCCGATGCTGTTGAAGACCGTGCAATCGGGGAAGATCGACCCGACCCGGTTGATCACGCATCACTTCAAGCTCGACCAGATCCTCGACGCTTACGACACGTTCGGGCGCGCCGCGGAAACCAAGGCGCTGAAGGTCATCATCGACGCCTGA
- a CDS encoding NAD-dependent succinate-semialdehyde dehydrogenase: protein MTYQSLNPFNGKLVESFADLGDPQLETRIATADACFQTWRHTSYADRAKIIAKAGEILHARADAFARIMTTEMGKRIGEARGEVEFSARIMAYYAKNAERFLAPVKLDPTNGEAHMESSPIGVIFCVEPWNFPYYQLARVAGPHLMAGNTMLVKHAGIVPQCAIAFEKLLIEAGAPIGLYTNLLISHDQSDDVVDDPRVKGVALTGSVAAGRSVASRAGKNLKVSSMELGGSDAFIVLEDADLDLTVPWAVWGRMYNTGQTCCAAKRFIVVESMADAFLEKFKSALGALEAGDPMDEKTTLGPLSTEQALVDLLKQVDGAVAHGAKVALGGKRVDRAGSFMMPTILTDIAKDNPAFREEFFGPVALFFRVKDEDEAIAIANDSDFGLGGSVWTRDVARGRRIASKVETGMMFINNIDWTDAELPFGGIKDSGYGRELGDMGIQQFVNKKLVRIHNAKAPA, encoded by the coding sequence ATGACCTATCAAAGCCTCAATCCGTTCAATGGCAAACTCGTTGAATCCTTCGCCGATCTCGGCGATCCGCAACTCGAGACCAGGATCGCGACGGCCGACGCCTGCTTCCAGACGTGGCGTCACACATCCTACGCCGACCGCGCCAAGATCATCGCAAAGGCGGGCGAGATCCTCCACGCGCGGGCCGACGCGTTCGCGCGCATCATGACGACCGAGATGGGCAAGCGCATTGGCGAGGCGCGGGGCGAAGTGGAATTCAGCGCGCGGATCATGGCCTATTACGCCAAGAACGCCGAACGCTTCCTGGCGCCGGTCAAGCTCGATCCGACCAATGGCGAAGCGCATATGGAGAGCAGCCCGATCGGGGTGATCTTCTGCGTCGAGCCGTGGAATTTCCCATATTATCAACTCGCCCGCGTCGCCGGGCCGCATCTGATGGCGGGCAACACGATGTTGGTGAAACATGCCGGCATCGTGCCGCAGTGCGCGATCGCGTTCGAGAAGCTGCTGATCGAAGCGGGCGCGCCGATTGGTCTGTATACCAATCTTTTGATCAGCCATGACCAGTCCGACGATGTCGTGGACGATCCCCGCGTCAAGGGCGTCGCGCTGACCGGCAGCGTCGCCGCGGGCCGCAGTGTCGCCTCGCGCGCTGGCAAAAACCTCAAAGTCTCGTCGATGGAATTGGGTGGCAGCGACGCCTTCATCGTGCTTGAGGATGCCGATCTCGACCTGACCGTTCCCTGGGCGGTGTGGGGCCGGATGTACAATACCGGCCAGACCTGCTGCGCGGCCAAACGCTTCATCGTGGTCGAAAGCATGGCGGACGCGTTCCTCGAGAAATTCAAGAGTGCGCTCGGCGCGCTTGAGGCGGGCGATCCGATGGATGAAAAGACCACGCTCGGACCGCTTTCGACCGAACAGGCGCTGGTCGATCTGCTCAAGCAGGTAGATGGCGCGGTTGCACACGGCGCCAAGGTCGCGCTCGGTGGCAAACGCGTCGATCGTGCGGGATCGTTCATGATGCCGACGATCCTGACGGACATTGCGAAGGACAACCCCGCCTTTCGCGAGGAATTCTTCGGACCGGTCGCTCTCTTCTTCCGCGTGAAGGACGAGGACGAAGCCATTGCAATCGCCAATGACTCCGATTTCGGCCTCGGCGGCTCGGTGTGGACCAGGGATGTGGCGCGCGGAAGGCGCATCGCCAGCAAAGTCGAGACGGGCATGATGTTCATCAACAACATCGACTGGACCGATGCTGAGCTGCCCTTCGGCGGGATCAAGGATTCAGGCTACGGCCGTGAACTCGGCGACATGGGTATCCAGCAGTTCGTCAACAAAAAGCTGGTCCGCATCCACAACGCAAAGGCCCCCGCCTGA
- a CDS encoding NAD(P) transhydrogenase subunit alpha, whose amino-acid sequence MYVNIAVLKETQPHECRVALVPSVVPKLTKLGARLHMHTGAADAIRVSDSAYGEVVFMDDRTALVANADVVLCVQPPALDVVDAMKPGAILLCFVYAANEPELVKRLLARHITCFAMERIPRISRAQAMDALSSQSALAGYYAVALGMTHMDRVLPKITSAAGVLGPAKVLVMGLGVAGLEAIATAQRLGAVVEGYDVRPETREQALSLGATFVDTGVDATGKGGYARELTAEEKTKVDAALTKHIQASDLIITTAAIPGKASPKLISRPQVAGMKPGAVIVDLSAEGGGNCEATQPGETIRVGGVTIVAPLNVPSNLGADASELYAKNQFNLLALMLHDNIVTIDWTDEVLAKTALTHDGKLCDAVKTPEHSATPTAKAA is encoded by the coding sequence ATGTACGTTAATATCGCCGTTCTCAAAGAAACCCAACCACACGAGTGCCGGGTAGCGCTGGTTCCGTCCGTCGTACCCAAGCTGACGAAGCTGGGGGCAAGGCTTCATATGCATACGGGCGCAGCCGACGCGATCAGAGTGTCCGATTCGGCCTACGGCGAAGTGGTCTTCATGGATGATCGCACCGCTCTGGTCGCCAATGCCGATGTGGTGCTGTGCGTCCAGCCACCGGCGCTCGACGTCGTTGATGCAATGAAGCCCGGCGCAATCTTGCTGTGCTTCGTCTATGCGGCGAACGAGCCCGAACTGGTGAAACGCCTGCTCGCAAGGCACATCACATGCTTCGCGATGGAGCGCATCCCGCGTATTTCGCGCGCTCAGGCGATGGACGCGCTGTCGAGCCAGTCAGCGCTGGCGGGCTATTATGCCGTCGCGCTCGGCATGACGCATATGGACCGCGTCCTGCCCAAGATCACATCGGCGGCAGGCGTCCTCGGACCGGCCAAGGTGCTTGTGATGGGGCTCGGTGTCGCCGGGCTGGAGGCGATCGCCACCGCGCAGCGGTTGGGCGCGGTGGTCGAGGGCTATGACGTACGGCCCGAAACGCGCGAACAAGCACTGTCGCTCGGCGCGACCTTTGTCGACACAGGCGTCGATGCCACCGGCAAGGGAGGGTACGCGCGAGAGCTCACGGCCGAGGAAAAGACCAAGGTCGATGCGGCGCTGACCAAGCATATCCAGGCGTCTGACCTGATCATCACAACTGCCGCGATCCCCGGCAAGGCCTCGCCCAAGCTGATCAGCAGGCCCCAAGTGGCGGGCATGAAACCGGGCGCGGTGATCGTTGATCTCTCGGCAGAGGGGGGCGGCAATTGCGAAGCGACCCAGCCCGGCGAGACGATCCGCGTCGGCGGGGTTACGATCGTCGCGCCGCTCAACGTGCCGTCGAACCTCGGAGCGGATGCCAGCGAGCTTTACGCCAAGAATCAGTTCAACCTGCTCGCGCTGATGCTGCACGACAATATCGTGACGATCGACTGGACCGACGAGGTGCTGGCGAAGACCGCGCTGACGCACGACGGCAAGCTCTGCGATGCCGTCAAGACGCCCGAGCACTCCGCCACACCGACCGCGAAAGCGGCGTGA
- a CDS encoding NAD(P) transhydrogenase subunit alpha, protein MNAELAMTGFIALYIFMLAGFAGWVIIGNVPAILHTPLMSGSNFVHGIVVVGGLFALLNASTPLEQGIGFFAVLLGAGNAAGGYAVTDRMLAMFKSSGDDTKHKTATVHHLKKKG, encoded by the coding sequence ATGAACGCCGAACTCGCCATGACGGGCTTCATCGCCCTCTATATTTTCATGCTCGCCGGCTTTGCCGGCTGGGTGATCATCGGCAACGTGCCGGCGATCCTGCATACGCCGCTAATGTCGGGGTCGAACTTCGTCCACGGCATCGTCGTGGTCGGCGGCCTGTTCGCACTTCTCAACGCCAGCACGCCGCTCGAACAGGGCATCGGCTTTTTCGCGGTGCTGCTCGGCGCGGGCAATGCGGCCGGCGGTTATGCCGTGACCGACCGGATGCTCGCAATGTTCAAGTCGAGCGGCGACGACACCAAGCACAAGACCGCCACGGTCCATCACCTCAAAAAGAAGGGGTGA
- a CDS encoding NAD(P)(+) transhydrogenase (Re/Si-specific) subunit beta, which translates to MLAIISQIAIGATDLVAAFLFLFGLKRMSSPATAASGIRVAGIGMVAAVLVSFLYVFTIDAAARPHLIVNLVLAIVALAIGGGFAWIVGRKVAMTAMPQMVAIYNGMGGGAAGGIAAVELFGNRATGTTHLVVTLLGALIGAVSMSGSVIAWAKLQGVLGAPLRFGGQRALNGVVFVAALAVGGWMVFTAFSGVPPVLPVATWILIFFGLALLFGVLMTLPIGGADMPVVISIYNAFTGLAVGFEGYVLGNPALMIAGMVVGAAGLLLTLLMAKAMNRSVANVLFSNFGEVPAKGKPGAVAGTERETQASDAGIQMRYASSVIIVPGYGLAAAQGQQKLYEFVKLLLAAKVQVRFAIHPVAGRMPGQMDVLLAEAGVPYDLIFQLDDINADFATTDVVLVIGANDVVNPAARTDKSSPIFGMPILNADMAKQVYVIKRGQGKGYSGIVNALFYKPNCDMVYGDAQAVLIKMIEAVRGLGAAAA; encoded by the coding sequence ATGCTCGCCATCATCTCCCAAATCGCGATAGGCGCGACCGATCTAGTCGCGGCCTTCCTGTTCCTCTTCGGGCTCAAGCGCATGTCGTCGCCGGCAACTGCCGCCTCGGGCATCCGCGTCGCAGGCATCGGCATGGTCGCCGCCGTGCTGGTCAGCTTCCTTTATGTGTTCACGATCGACGCTGCGGCGCGACCGCATCTGATCGTTAACCTCGTACTCGCCATCGTCGCACTCGCGATCGGTGGTGGCTTTGCATGGATCGTCGGCCGAAAGGTCGCGATGACCGCCATGCCTCAGATGGTGGCGATCTATAACGGCATGGGCGGCGGGGCGGCGGGCGGCATCGCCGCGGTCGAACTGTTCGGGAACCGCGCGACCGGGACCACGCATCTCGTCGTGACATTGCTCGGCGCGCTGATCGGCGCGGTTTCGATGTCGGGGTCGGTGATCGCCTGGGCCAAGCTTCAGGGTGTGCTCGGCGCTCCACTGCGGTTCGGCGGCCAGCGCGCCCTGAACGGCGTCGTGTTCGTTGCCGCGCTCGCGGTCGGCGGATGGATGGTGTTCACCGCATTCAGCGGCGTGCCACCAGTGCTGCCCGTTGCTACCTGGATCCTGATCTTCTTCGGCCTCGCTTTGCTATTCGGCGTCCTGATGACGCTGCCGATCGGCGGCGCGGACATGCCGGTCGTGATCTCGATCTACAACGCCTTCACGGGGCTTGCTGTTGGGTTCGAAGGCTATGTGCTTGGCAATCCCGCGCTGATGATCGCCGGCATGGTGGTCGGTGCGGCGGGCCTGCTCCTCACGCTGCTGATGGCGAAGGCGATGAACCGATCGGTCGCCAACGTGCTCTTCTCAAACTTCGGCGAGGTTCCCGCCAAGGGGAAGCCGGGCGCCGTCGCCGGCACGGAGCGCGAAACGCAGGCGTCCGACGCGGGCATCCAGATGCGCTATGCGAGCAGCGTCATCATCGTGCCGGGCTATGGTCTGGCGGCCGCGCAGGGGCAGCAGAAGCTCTATGAATTCGTCAAGCTGCTGCTTGCCGCCAAGGTGCAGGTCCGCTTCGCGATCCATCCCGTTGCCGGGAGAATGCCGGGACAGATGGACGTGCTGCTGGCTGAGGCCGGCGTGCCCTATGACCTCATCTTCCAGCTCGACGACATCAACGCCGATTTCGCCACCACTGACGTCGTGCTGGTGATCGGAGCCAACGACGTCGTCAATCCGGCGGCGCGCACCGATAAATCCTCGCCGATCTTCGGTATGCCGATCCTCAACGCGGACATGGCCAAGCAGGTTTACGTCATCAAACGCGGACAGGGCAAAGGCTATTCCGGTATCGTCAACGCGCTGTTCTACAAACCTAATTGCGACATGGTGTACGGCGACGCGCAGGCGGTGCTGATCAAGATGATCGAAGCCGTACGCGGCCTCGGGGCGGCGGCGGCATGA
- a CDS encoding TorF family putative porin, producing the protein MIARTSGTCALGRVALSFAALAMLAGGASTAQAQVRGADTAIVMPEQTNVPMPPPVLSVSVTGASDYIFRGVSQTENGPAVFAGAKINYDHFYVAAGGENVDFRNGIDVEYDLSAGWASSLAGFDVDVGAIRYGYIGAHDFGRLYRSHLVASAKLGF; encoded by the coding sequence ATGATCGCCCGCACGTCAGGGACGTGCGCGCTCGGGCGTGTGGCGCTATCCTTCGCAGCCCTCGCGATGCTAGCAGGCGGCGCATCCACAGCGCAGGCGCAAGTGCGCGGCGCCGACACCGCGATCGTGATGCCTGAACAGACGAACGTGCCAATGCCGCCGCCGGTGCTGAGCGTCAGCGTAACCGGCGCGTCGGACTACATCTTTCGGGGCGTGAGCCAGACGGAAAACGGTCCCGCCGTCTTCGCGGGTGCCAAGATCAACTACGATCATTTCTACGTCGCTGCAGGCGGAGAGAATGTCGATTTTCGGAACGGCATCGACGTCGAATATGACCTGTCCGCCGGATGGGCCTCATCGCTGGCCGGTTTCGACGTCGATGTCGGGGCGATCCGCTACGGCTACATCGGCGCGCACGACTTCGGCAGGCTCTACCGCAGCCATCTGGTCGCCTCGGCAAAGCTCGGATTCTGA
- the adhP gene encoding alcohol dehydrogenase AdhP, with the protein MIPKTMHAAVVTAFGKPLELQECAVHLPGPGQILVKTEACGVCHTDLHAAKGDWPLKPTPPFIPGHEAIGIVVALGAGVTIVKEGDRVGVPWLYSACGHCEYCLSAWETVCAEAKFGGYTQNGGFAEYVLADPNYVAHIPKELNPAEAAPLICAGITTYKGIKETEARPGEWIAISGCGGLGHLAIQYAKVMGLHVCAVDIDDGKLAHATRLGADMVINARAQNPGEVLKKAIGGGAHGVLITAPSLPAFKQGIEMTRKRGTCALVGLPPGEFPTPLFDIVANCITIRGSFVGTRIDMAECLQFAAEGKVKADIELQPLASINTIFERLEHGDVPSRVVLDFTDTKSDKIADEARAAKPAVPVHA; encoded by the coding sequence ATGATTCCCAAGACAATGCACGCCGCTGTCGTCACCGCTTTCGGCAAACCGCTGGAACTGCAGGAATGCGCCGTCCACCTGCCCGGGCCCGGCCAGATCCTCGTCAAGACCGAGGCCTGCGGGGTCTGCCACACCGACCTTCATGCGGCGAAGGGTGACTGGCCGCTCAAACCAACACCGCCGTTTATTCCGGGGCACGAGGCGATCGGCATCGTCGTTGCGCTCGGCGCCGGGGTCACGATCGTAAAAGAAGGCGATCGGGTCGGCGTGCCATGGCTCTATTCCGCGTGCGGTCACTGCGAATATTGCCTGTCGGCATGGGAGACCGTGTGTGCCGAAGCAAAATTCGGCGGTTATACCCAGAATGGCGGCTTTGCCGAGTATGTGCTCGCTGACCCCAATTACGTCGCACATATCCCCAAGGAATTAAACCCGGCCGAGGCGGCCCCGCTGATCTGCGCCGGGATCACGACCTACAAGGGCATCAAGGAAACCGAAGCCCGCCCGGGCGAATGGATCGCCATTTCCGGGTGCGGCGGCCTTGGCCATCTCGCGATCCAATATGCAAAGGTGATGGGCCTGCACGTCTGCGCGGTCGACATCGATGACGGGAAGCTCGCCCATGCGACGCGGCTCGGCGCCGATATGGTCATCAACGCCCGGGCGCAGAACCCAGGCGAGGTCCTCAAGAAGGCGATCGGCGGCGGCGCGCACGGGGTGCTGATTACGGCGCCATCGTTGCCGGCGTTCAAGCAGGGGATCGAGATGACACGCAAGCGGGGCACTTGCGCGCTCGTCGGTCTTCCGCCGGGCGAATTCCCAACGCCGTTGTTCGATATCGTTGCGAATTGCATCACCATCCGCGGGTCGTTCGTCGGTACCCGGATAGACATGGCCGAGTGCCTGCAATTTGCGGCCGAAGGCAAGGTCAAGGCAGATATCGAACTGCAGCCGCTCGCATCGATCAACACGATCTTCGAGCGGCTCGAGCATGGCGACGTGCCGTCTCGCGTCGTGCTCGATTTCACCGACACGAAAAGCGACAAAATTGCCGATGAAGCCAGGGCGGCGAAGCCAGCCGTCCCTGTCCACGCCTGA
- a CDS encoding alkene reductase: protein MSRTYQHRKPDALFEPAEVGALRLANRIVMAPLTRNRAGPGLVPSPFAAEYYSQRASAGLIIAEATQISAQAQGYSGTPGCYTDAQVAGWRTVTDAVHAKGGKIVVQLWHTGRVSHTSFQKDGQAPVGPSAIRANTKTFVAGQGFVDCSMPRALELAELPGIVEDFRYASTRALEAGFDGVELHGAHGYLLDAFLRDGTNHRTDAYGGSIERRSRLLLEVTEACANAIGADRLGIRISPVSTAGDSHDSDPQPLFEHVVDRLNPLGLAYVHVVEGETGGARDSLPFDYAALRDRFKGVWMVNNGYDRQMASDAVASGCVDLVSFGRLLLANPDLVERFRKGAALNPLMEAATFYGGGAHGYTDYPTLDQLQKPSEPAPSPVT, encoded by the coding sequence GTGTCCCGAACGTATCAGCACCGTAAACCCGATGCGCTATTTGAACCTGCCGAGGTTGGTGCCCTTCGCCTGGCCAATCGCATCGTAATGGCGCCGTTGACCCGCAACCGCGCTGGCCCAGGCCTTGTGCCCAGCCCGTTCGCCGCCGAATATTATAGTCAGCGCGCATCCGCAGGCCTGATCATCGCCGAAGCGACACAGATCTCTGCGCAGGCGCAAGGCTATTCCGGCACTCCGGGCTGTTACACCGACGCGCAGGTCGCCGGCTGGCGAACGGTAACCGATGCGGTCCACGCCAAAGGCGGCAAGATCGTCGTACAGCTCTGGCATACCGGGCGGGTTTCGCACACGAGCTTTCAGAAGGATGGCCAGGCACCCGTTGGTCCCTCCGCGATCCGGGCCAACACCAAGACGTTTGTAGCTGGGCAGGGCTTTGTCGACTGCTCGATGCCCCGCGCCCTCGAACTGGCGGAACTCCCTGGCATCGTGGAAGACTTCCGATATGCATCGACACGAGCGCTCGAAGCAGGCTTCGATGGTGTCGAGTTGCACGGTGCTCACGGCTATCTGCTCGACGCCTTCCTGCGCGATGGTACGAACCACAGGACGGACGCCTATGGCGGATCAATTGAACGCCGGTCGCGACTCCTTCTTGAGGTGACCGAGGCTTGTGCGAACGCAATCGGCGCAGACCGGCTTGGTATTCGGATCTCACCGGTCTCGACGGCAGGGGACTCTCATGACAGCGACCCCCAGCCGCTGTTTGAACATGTCGTCGATCGGCTCAACCCCCTTGGTCTGGCCTATGTGCATGTGGTCGAAGGAGAAACCGGTGGGGCGAGAGACAGCCTCCCATTTGATTATGCTGCGCTGCGCGATCGCTTCAAAGGCGTTTGGATGGTCAACAATGGCTATGACCGCCAGATGGCGAGCGACGCCGTTGCCAGCGGCTGCGTGGATCTGGTTTCTTTCGGCCGGCTGTTGCTCGCCAATCCGGATCTGGTGGAGCGTTTCAGAAAAGGCGCAGCGCTCAATCCGCTGATGGAAGCCGCAACTTTTTATGGCGGCGGTGCCCATGGATACACCGACTATCCGACACTCGATCAGCTTCAAAAGCCAAGCGAGCCCGCGCCAAGTCCGGTTACGTGA
- a CDS encoding PRC-barrel domain-containing protein produces MLRHTSKISGYTVGASDGQIGSVTDLLFDEVSWRVRWLVIDTGTFLSGRKVLLPPSALSHVNHIGHQLAVNLTKQQVKDSPDVQSDEPVSGQMETDLYDYYGWSPYWYTGFYMGGSGCAGGPFAPNIPGSRSNERGTGDADRARGDRHLRSVKEVTGYHIHARDGEIGHVADFLLEDGDWSVRYLVVDTRNWWPGKKVLISPRSIQSTSWSDRMVNLDVDRETVKHSPAYDGSEAIDRAYEYQYHGYYDGRRVPEPV; encoded by the coding sequence ATGTTGAGACATACTTCGAAGATCAGTGGTTACACCGTTGGCGCAAGTGACGGTCAAATTGGCTCGGTCACCGACTTACTGTTTGACGAGGTTTCCTGGCGGGTTCGCTGGCTGGTCATCGACACCGGAACCTTCCTGTCGGGCCGTAAGGTGCTGCTTCCGCCGTCGGCACTCAGCCATGTCAATCACATCGGCCATCAACTGGCAGTCAACTTGACCAAGCAGCAGGTGAAGGACAGTCCCGACGTCCAGTCCGACGAGCCGGTCTCGGGTCAGATGGAAACCGATCTCTACGATTATTATGGCTGGAGCCCTTATTGGTACACTGGCTTCTACATGGGCGGCTCCGGCTGCGCTGGAGGTCCTTTCGCCCCCAACATCCCTGGATCTCGTTCAAATGAGCGCGGCACAGGAGATGCAGATCGCGCGCGCGGCGATAGGCACCTGCGCAGCGTCAAAGAGGTGACTGGCTACCACATCCATGCACGTGATGGTGAGATCGGGCACGTTGCCGACTTTCTGCTCGAGGACGGGGACTGGAGCGTCCGCTACTTGGTCGTGGACACGCGCAACTGGTGGCCCGGAAAGAAGGTTCTGATCTCGCCGCGCTCCATTCAATCGACGAGCTGGTCGGACCGAATGGTGAACCTCGATGTTGACCGCGAGACGGTCAAACACAGTCCCGCGTATGACGGATCAGAGGCCATCGACCGCGCTTACGAGTATCAGTACCACGGCTATTATGATGGCCGACGGGTCCCTGAGCCGGTCTGA
- a CDS encoding NAD(P)H-dependent oxidoreductase — MTLLISSTTQVGRHVVVLCHSDPDSFNRSIADTYCAAVSAAGQDVIFRDLYAMGFDPVLKASERPTIPGFQRSADVERELAMLSGSDIFVLIYPVWFGSPPAMMKGYVERVLGAGVDPEAIQRHDVSDLLGGKRLLSFTTSAATTIWLDEQGEVQALRDVFDRYLVAGFGMHSQKHMHLGHITSQLTDRFAHQDFYEVEEEAKRICEELALALAGDTNNRREAS, encoded by the coding sequence ATGACGCTCCTGATTTCGTCAACAACCCAAGTGGGACGCCATGTCGTTGTGCTTTGCCACTCCGATCCCGATAGTTTCAATCGATCGATCGCGGATACCTATTGCGCCGCGGTCAGCGCGGCAGGCCAGGACGTCATTTTTCGCGACCTCTATGCGATGGGTTTCGACCCGGTGCTAAAGGCGTCCGAACGACCAACGATTCCTGGCTTCCAGCGTTCTGCCGATGTCGAACGAGAGCTCGCGATGCTCAGCGGCAGTGATATTTTCGTACTGATCTACCCGGTCTGGTTTGGCTCGCCGCCAGCGATGATGAAGGGCTATGTCGAAAGGGTTCTAGGCGCCGGCGTCGACCCGGAGGCGATACAACGACACGACGTCAGTGACCTGCTCGGGGGGAAAAGGCTGCTCAGTTTTACAACATCTGCAGCAACGACAATTTGGCTCGACGAGCAGGGCGAGGTGCAAGCGCTTCGCGATGTGTTTGACCGCTACCTTGTGGCTGGCTTTGGCATGCATTCCCAGAAGCACATGCATCTAGGGCATATCACGTCGCAATTGACCGATCGGTTCGCCCATCAAGACTTTTACGAAGTCGAGGAAGAGGCGAAACGGATTTGCGAAGAGCTCGCTCTGGCGCTTGCTGGCGACACGAATAATCGCCGAGAGGCGAGCTGA